The following is a genomic window from Alphaproteobacteria bacterium LSUCC0396.
ACCAGCGGTTTCTCGGCTGTGAAGTTTACGTGCTTTTCCCGAAGGTGCATAGAGCATTTTATCAGCCTCGACAAGCAGAACGCCGCCCATAGCAGGCCACCATCTGGTACCGACACGCTCGATAGCTGGCGCAAAACGCTGGGCAAGCCCGCCGGCTAATGGTGGCATAAAGGCCACGCGGCGGGTTTGCCGCGGCGTAAAGCCATGCATTTCCATCAAACGGCGTAACTGGCGCCCAGAATAGGGGCGACCGTGACCGAATGGCGTCCGTTCCGCCTTTGCCCATAGGCCGCTGCGGTTGGGCACAATAACCAGCAATCGCCCCGCGCCATCCAGCACGCGCCAGCATTCGTCAAGAAGCTGACCCGGATCATGTTCAAATTCCAGCATATGTGCCATTAACAGCCGGTCAAGATGAACATCGGGAAGTGGCAGATTTGCAGGATTAACCAAACAATTTCGAACCGATGATGGTTTTGGCCATGCCGCGGCCCCGCGCCGCGCCGGCATCATCCCAAGCGCTGCCGAGCCTTTGTCGATAAACGGCTGAGCATACCCTAAAAAAGCCACTGACGAGGATGAACCGCTGGGCCAAAAAGACCCCAATTGCTGGCGGATCAACCCGGCGACACGCTGTCCGGTTCCAGTTTGATAAAACCGCGTGAATTCGGTGATATCATCAAACATTCACTCGAGATCCTCATTTGCTGCACTGCATTGTATGTGCCAATAATTCATATCTATATTGTAGAAATTTATTTTGCACTGCAACATTGCGTCTTGGGCCAACATTTGCTAGCTGTTGTTTCCCATTGTATTTCCCGAGATGTTTATGACGCCAAAGCAAGCCGCAAATCAAGTGGTCATCCGCAAATATGCGAATCGCCGCCTCTATGACACCAGCTCATCAAAATATGTCACGATTGATGATTTGAAACTGATGGTCAAAAACAATATTGATTTTCAGGTCATTGACGCGACCAACGGTCAGGATTTAACCCGCTTTACCCTTGTGCAGATCATTTTGGAAATTGAATCGGCGGGCCACCGGCTTTTGCCCATTGCTGTCCTGCAACAACTAATCCGCTTTTACGGCGACCGTATGGAACCGATTTTGTCGCGCTATCTCGAACGTTCAATGAATGCGTTTCTCGCGCATCAGGGTCATGCCGAAGATGCGCTTGGTGCCAGCCTCGACAATATTCGCAGCGGCGGCACAGCTAGCCCGGACAATGATCCCTTGCGCGTGATCCGTGATGAGTTTGATCAATTAAAGGCCAAGCTCGACCGGCTAGGCTAGCGCATCTAAAAATTATCCAGCTCATAGGCGATGGTTTCACAATCATCATAGGCATCCGGCTTGGCGGTGCGGACACAAAGCGACTGCACATCTTTGAGGCCGGATAGCGCGTCGAATAGCGCGCGCGCCAATGTTTCCTGCAAATCATAATGCCGCGCCGCGACAATTGTCAGGATTGTCTGCCGGATATTGTCATAATTCAGGGTGCTTTCAACCTGATCATCGAGGGGCTCGCTGGCCGCATTCAGCCGCAATTCAGCGTCAATCTTGATCCGTTGCGGGGCAGCACGCTCGGCGTCATAGATACCAATTGACGCTTGGCATTCCAGACCTTGTAAAATAAACCGTCGTTGCATAAGCCCTCCATGGTGCCTTCGCGCGCTATATGTTTGTAAGCTGTATGTTTGTGAGTATGTGTTTGTAAGTATGTGTTTCTATAGGCCTGCCTGCCGTTCACGCAAGTCATGTCTCAAAATCGGGCGTTCCCTGATCACCCCTTACAGCGTGTTCACCACCCAGTCAGGGCGAATGCCACAAGCATCACAATAGGCCAGTGCACGCGCGCTTCTGAACAGCCCATGATCGGTGACCAGAACGCTTGTCATGCCAGCGCTACCACCGCCAAGAATGTCAGTATGTAAACTATCGCCGACCATGGCAATGCGTTTGGGATCGAAATTACGGCCAAGCCGCAGTTTCATCCGCGCCAGCACCATATCAAAGGCCGGTAGATACGGCTTGCCGTACCAGTTGACCTCAACCTTTATGCCCTGTTTTGCCGCCTGCTGCATCATCCGCGCTGTCCAATAGCCGGGTTCGGCTGAAAACCGATCATTTGCCTGTGGTGCGGTCACATCGGGATTGGCCACATATAATGGCCGCGGATGGGTCAGTATGGCCATTTCAAATGCCGCCTGATCCGCCTCATCCCAATCAATTGCCCCCAAA
Proteins encoded in this region:
- a CDS encoding dihydroneopterin aldolase; amino-acid sequence: MQRRFILQGLECQASIGIYDAERAAPQRIKIDAELRLNAASEPLDDQVESTLNYDNIRQTILTIVAARHYDLQETLARALFDALSGLKDVQSLCVRTAKPDAYDDCETIAYELDNF
- a CDS encoding methyltransferase domain-containing protein gives rise to the protein MFDDITEFTRFYQTGTGQRVAGLIRQQLGSFWPSGSSSSVAFLGYAQPFIDKGSAALGMMPARRGAAAWPKPSSVRNCLVNPANLPLPDVHLDRLLMAHMLEFEHDPGQLLDECWRVLDGAGRLLVIVPNRSGLWAKAERTPFGHGRPYSGRQLRRLMEMHGFTPRQTRRVAFMPPLAGGLAQRFAPAIERVGTRWWPAMGGVLLVEADKMLYAPSGKARKLHSRETAGTPVLVGQSRGALSPKI
- the phaR gene encoding polyhydroxyalkanoate synthesis repressor PhaR yields the protein MTPKQAANQVVIRKYANRRLYDTSSSKYVTIDDLKLMVKNNIDFQVIDATNGQDLTRFTLVQIILEIESAGHRLLPIAVLQQLIRFYGDRMEPILSRYLERSMNAFLAHQGHAEDALGASLDNIRSGGTASPDNDPLRVIRDEFDQLKAKLDRLG